The Hydra vulgaris chromosome 05, alternate assembly HydraT2T_AEP genome includes the window CAACTGTTATTTGTACTTTCCGAATTTTTGTCTTTATATAACTAGCATGATCTCTTACTAACACGTTTTGTTCTTAAAGGTGAAGTTCTAATCTCAGAAAGGCTAGTATTAAAAGTGTTACTTAAACATAATATATCATCTATGTCATCAGTATtgtcaattttttcaattgagtTTGTGGTTGAATAAGCTTTGCGGCGATTTAGACACAATTTTTGACTTGGAAAAGTgatttattagttaattttttctctaGGTTAATACATCTCAGCCATGGTCGTCTGTACTAACAGGCCTCGTAAACGCGTTAATCGGGGCCTGGAGCTAGGGGCTAATCTAATACTCTTAAGCTTATCTTGTAAGTTCTAGCGACATCTTggttaattttcaaattaagtaaaatattatcttatttgAATCTAAAATCTATCTAGAATACCTAAAAAATGTTGCGTGACCAACTGTAATGGTAACTAcaataagcaaaataaagaaaaagtttttcgGCTTCCTTCTGAAAAAGAAGAATATAATCGTTGGATGAATGCCATTCCACGAGTTAATGTACCTGACAGCCCAGATACAGTTGTTTGTGAAAGACACTTTCCACCTGGATATCCAACAGTTACCAAATTTGGCCATAAAAGGCCTCGCGATCCTCCATCAGTTTTCACATGTGTCAAGCCTAGTTTGATACCTACTTTTCCACCACCATTAAGAACAACTTTTGAAGCATCTTCATCTGTCCGGAACATTATAGTCGATGAACTTGATATGTTTTTAGCTGCTGATAAGATTTCATGTTTTAAATCATTACAtcagaaactaaaaaataaagaaattgattttgGTGTAGTTGATGTAATTTGGTATTTTGCTGGTGAACATTTGCTAATCATTCAGTCAACAGActttgaagaagaaaaaaaaactcttcgattgtcatatttatttttgcagcTCATCCGTGACATGAGCTCTACTTCAATTGGAAAGAAAAAATACAGCACAGAAACTATTGTTAGAGCATTTgattattttgcaattttaagaTCATTATATGAAAGATTAAGGGAAGAttttgaacttctttttttttatttttttatttacactttttgccgataaaaaaaaatttacagtcgtaacttataaaaaaataattacatgaccggggctagaagaagacaaattcagtcttatcattaagccccaaaaaatgcgtcattactagacaaaatatagtttgacaataaaatatagtttcaatgtatatatctctgatatatattatgaaaagaaaatttaaatatatcgcatatcgtttaaaatttatagtttttcaaaaagtaagaTATAACAGTTGccttgtaaaataaaagaaacaaaatttattaaaatattaaatgacaaaaataacatttaagaattggtttgaaaaataagaagatatgattttatataaaaacattttattggtagagcattttatagtttaacttatttaattatatttataatacttttcattgccaattaagtaaaagcaaataaacagtataaaataaaagtaaaagattaataaataacgcaaaaataaaaaataaatttctcaaaaagaagattatcatttaaaatgataaaaatatatgtacaattattgattaattatgtattaataatctaaagtaattaattaattaactattaattattgatttctaatataaagaagttttattagaaaaaatttaattcattttcagttaacaaaagtaattgcttaagttttgttttgaattggtttagagaataattagttttcatttcattatttaatattatgttccacAACTTTGGTCCTCTGTTTACAATAGAGAATTTAGTAgcggaataataagttttggattgaatgtagttgtattttgaaaatctggtagggtatatgtgatttattttttcaaaaattgaataaaataagattggtaatatatttttatcaagtttgaacatgaaaataagaacttgatagaggtttagtttatatacatttaggatattgagttcattaaatagtgtttgtgtgtgtgagaAGCGATCTACGTTTGAAATAatccttatagcctgtttttgtttgctaagcaatttttttattttcgtcgcgttagtgctacaccaagcaatgttcgcatcacttaagtagcaatgaataaaagaaaagtaaatgttttttaaacaagatcgatgtaataactgctttgctttgtacattatacctaaattttttgatattttatcttcaactacACCTATATGTTCCCTCCAGGTTACATTTTCGTCTAGAAACacgcctaaaaactttattgattgctctctctttattaattgattgtcaataaaaaggtcCGGAAGTTCTAAGGgaatatctgattttttatgtaggcgatggaataaagtgtattttgttttagtaatatttaaagataacttgtttgatttaaaccattgggttagtttgtctagttctttgtttaatgtttggaataatatattgatatctttattgcaataaaacaagctggtatcatctgcaaataaaattgtatttaaaatgttagaaaatttatttaaatcgtttatataaacaagaaatagaagtggccctaaaattgatccttgaggaacaccacatgtAATTGTCTCATAATAACTTCCAAGTAGCAACCAGACAATCTCTAATGGacttattataaaaagacaaaaatagaCTTCGACAAAGCACTAATtgcaacaattttaattacaactatCAAAAATGAATTgtctataaaaaatgtttgtctttCTAgacaatcattttaaaaacggaCACTAAATGAACAATCTCGATTTTTTAATGAGGTATAGAAGatctatttaatatataatttagacTTATaacaagtaattaaattttcactGCAGCATCGTTTCAAAAACTGAAAACGagcacaaaattaaaaatacaatttttctaacagaagttcattttttaattttttgtccagCGTGTGCTgttgattaaaaagtttatgtctATTTAAAAACCTCAAAATGGACTGTTTTGTGCTCAATTGAAGTTCATTAATTACTCAGTTCAGTTGTTTTTCAATTCTCAGTGAATATgcgtgaaaatttatttttaaaatgcccTCTCCAGTTTGGGATTACTTCAAAAAAGTTGAAGGTaagtttatcatttaaaaaattttccttaGTCACTAAAATCTTTATCAccttcaataaaattattttaaaaatatgtgatcaaagagtttttttgtttctaaggGATTTTTTGggtaatttagattttattggcAAAAATCAATATTTCTGGTTTTATGAAATCAAGTAAATTTAGACAAAATCATAGACACCAAATAGACAAAAAATTATGCTTTGTAGACTTATGaagtgaaaattattttttaactgagcAATCTTAGGACACCATCAAAAATTTGATAGACACAACaaggacaaaaaattaaacatttgttGTGTCCATTACAACATACAGAATTGTCTATGTCTGTGTTGTAAGTCTATCCATAGACTAGTCTGGTTACTACTTCCAAGTATTTCCCTCTTAACAAAGCTAACTTCAAAACTGAATTCTGCAATGGACGATATAGAGTttttaaactcagttttttCAAAGCTTGACAATGAAATGCATAAAAAGTGTATACTTTTAATTGATGAAGTCTATGTTAAATCATTGCTTACTTATCATGCTGGCTCAGTCTCTGGTAAAGCAGTAAATAAACCAGACTCTTTAGCAACaactgttttaagttttatgttaGTGTTACTTTATAAGGGCCGCAATACCTGTGCAGAATTTTACTACTTTGTGAGCTTGATTCTGAATTTCTTTTCAAACTCAGTTTGTCTTAGAAGGAATAAAGAGCGCTAGAGGGGTAGCTCTAATATGCGACAATAATCGAGTAAACCAAgcactatttaaaaagtttgattgtgTTGATCCATGGTTGACTGAAGACAATATGTTCTTGTTATATGACTTTGTGCATTtaattaaatctgtttgtaaTAACTGGATCACAGAACAAAGTCAAAAGTTACGTTATGAATATGACGGGAAAACGAAATATGCATGCTGGTCTAATATCttaagctttttcaaactcGAAGGAAATAGCATTGTAAAATTGTCTAAACTTACAAGTGTGTCTGTTGCACCAAAACCTATTGAGAGACAAAAAGTGTTTACTTGCCTACAAGTCTTTTGTGATGAAACTGCAACTGCTCTAAAATCCAACAGTAGCATAAAAGAAGCAGACGATACCATTACTTTTATTGGAATATTTGTAAGATTTTGGAAAATTGTCAATACAAAAGGACCTTATGCTGATATTCGATATAAAGGTCCAGACAGAGCAGTTATATCAACTTCAGAAGATGCTAGACTGGCATTTTTACTTTCTCTAGCAACATTGGCAGAAAAAATGTCCATCAAACAGGGAAACAGACAATTTCAGTTGACCACAGATACAGGTGCAGCTTTAGCTCATACGTGTCGTGGTTCAGTAGCcattactaaatttttgttacaaCATTCTTTTAAGTATGTAATACTAGGAAAATTTATAACTGACCCACtagaaaaatgtttgaaaaacttCGACTAGGATCTGGAGGCACATATTTTATCAATGTGCAAAATGtcattgaaaaagttaaaattcaaaGAGCAAAATTAAGTCTCCATATTGGTATAGATATTGATTCTTTATTTGCAGAAAGTGGACATATCTGGCAAAAATGTGGAGACTTTCTTAGCAGCAATGctattaatatatttgaaaatttgccTGAATTAGAAAGAGTTTGCAAATAGATACAAAAGCAGGATTAGTACATTTTGCTGGATATATTATGCGAAATGAAGTGGAAGAGCAAGAAGAAGCTAAATTTTACTATGAAGAACTTGGTGATTATACTGCAGAAATAAATTGTGGAGGTTTGAAGATACCAAATGACAATGTTCGTTAGTGAACTGTTTTctcttatatattatttcatgAAATTATTAGTAAAGTCTGCCGAAAGTCACTCTGCAATATACTAATGTTGATATCAGAGccttttaactttaatatggAAAGAAAACATGGTATTTcactttcaaacatttttttaaaaaactatgttAATTTATATGCACCAAAGATTTTGAAACTTTCAAAGTAAACCTATcgattttttgacaacttttatgttatatatatgttttgtgtATTTTCTACTTATTATgtgattttggtaaaaaatataactttaatttatagactgagagtttttttaaaagttgttacaaTCTTGTTATTATTTACACTTTGACTAAAAATATACAATCTATGTTTTTGCACTTTAAAATATACCTAggttttttgtgtgtgtttgaCCACCTTGATATATTTCCTATATTTTCTATGTATATGTTCAATCAATGTTTTCGTATGATTTTTAGCATCTTATAGCTAGGGAATGTTTTACTAGgtttagtttttgtaaataaagctTTATAGCTAgggaatgcttttttttattcttttgtcaacttgttatttataaattggtcttatttatttagtaagataaaaaaattagctaTAGTTCATGCATACTaaatgtaaatgattttttacgAGCAAATAATCATGTAATGAacttttgaaatgaaaaagttCAAGCAatcataaacttttctttagttgttgttgttttttgatgGCCCCCAGCCCCAGATTAACGCGTTTACGAGTCCTGTTAGTACAGACGGCAATGATCTTAACCCTTTAACTGAGCAACAATTAGCCTTACCAAAAGAATTAAACAATAGCGTTGCAAATGCGTGTATTTAATCAACAACAGCCATTTGTGGCggaaacaaattaaagtaacatttttaattaaattaagttcgTCTGACAATTAAACACAGTTGCTCAATAAAAAGTTCtgagaaaaaatcaataaaacccTTTTTTCGTGAATAAGTACTTAAATGACAAACTTCGGTCAAATATTCcaatacttttaaatacaataatttttgcTCAAGTACTTAATTTTTGTTCAACAGACTTGGCAGGAtgtagatatatttaaaatagctcttgttttattttcaattctaaCTTTTGTCTTCTAATAATTCTATTCGATGTTAGTGATAAACATATGTAagcttttgaatttaatttagagAAATTCGTCcgtagaataaaaatatacttactaAAACCAGCTCTACTCGGCAAGTTAATTTACGGAacctaatgtttaaaatatctaaGGCTTTGTAGACCAAACTTCAGTAGACCGAGCTTAGCTAATAAAAACTAGATGGTTTAAAGTCCAAGGAAAAATCtcttcaaaatgatttttatcgtttctaaaagtataaaataagcTCTTTCCAAtaatggaattaaaaaaaaaaaaagatttgccTACATTAAGTTTTTGGGGTTCAAATACATGTTATTACAAGGTGGTTCCTATAGAAAAACCCAAATCgttcaataaagttattatgttatatttttttggtttttcatatttaatggGCTAaagctattattaaaaaaaaagaaaaaaaaaagtaatgtccttttttaatacaatatttacctAAATTTGATGCAATTTTGGTATATCTTATAAACCAAATAACTTAGGaacaaaacttcaaatttgGTCTAAATATTCATTGTTAATAGGTCAAAAACAttcatcaaaattataaaaatagcttCTTCCAGTATTAAACAAATGCTCttattgtaacaaaaatagtttttagatCATAAATAAGGGGGTTCCATACAGTTTTTGgctcataatttttaaaaaaacgttattaGAACCTTGATATTGGTGAATGACATAGGTATATTTTAAATGGACAGTCAGCGAAAATTTTAGAGCTATAGcacaattattttatgaaatatattgtTTGAAGTTGAAGCAAAAGTTAGAAAAACATATCATTGAGAAAAACACAAATATTCATCAAGaacataatttaaagtttaatacgCACCAGGAAGATAAGGATCTGTTActtctttttcattttgaatgTCTATAAATCCTTTCTTAATCTTCCTGATTGtctttcttctctttttaccaTCAtctgatgcttttttttttctacatccGAATACTTATTCTATCTTTTTCAACTGAACCATTTTAAACACATACACCGCATTTAGTACTAAAGTGATTTAAAACTGTGTGTAAAGCACCAGTTCCATCATTAAACTGAACGGTTGCAGAATAAACTccaatttctaatattttacactcaacaaaaatatttttagggcaCTTACTccaaattatttgatttatgcTTTCATCTGAGTTTTGTGTTTGACCGTGAAGACATTTAAATAACAGCTCATCTTCCGATAGACTATTAAAGATTGACTTTATAATATCATGAATCCATTTTGGTATATTGATATGactaataaaactttttccTATTGacttgtattttttatacatacacCAACTGTTAATACCTGGTGGACAAAATTGATGTCGATAAGATTCATCGGTTAAATGAGTACAATGCCAAAGAACTGCAAGAACCGATATATTCATTGCATACAAATGATCAATATTATCTCTAATAGCTTTCccataaaaattttgcattgaGTTAACAGTAGATTCAGTCAGCTTTCCCTTTCCTAAAAGCGAGGCTTTTGTGcctttatattcttttattttggcACATAGCCTGGTcccaaatcttttttaaatgtgtctGACACATTGTAACTTTACTGGTGTCACATCAAATTGTAAATAAGGATTTGAATCAATACTTACTAAAAAGAAGAGGTGTCTTCATCCCCTAAGTATTCATGGTAAATCAAATTATGTGTCTGTAATGATCTACTAAATATTTCAACTGTTCCGGCTCCTTCCAATGAACCAGATAATCCTTTATGATTTATATTGCAATCATGGCTCAttaattattcattatatttaggattttttagacttaaactttttatattgcaTTTACGACAGTGTTTTGACATTATATGCACATCAATACATTTGCCATTATGGCAGGCTGTTACAACACCATTTAGTGATACAAGTCCGCGTTTTTGCCATGTGCCATCGATCGAAATACGGCAAGTTCCATAATTCATAATCTTTTAATCTACATCACATTGATCAAATGCTAACTGTGCAACTTTTTCCATGGTCTTATTGGCAGCTGCATAATAAACTGCATGAAGCTCTTCATTGATATTACTTATTTTACTCTTCATTTTACTCGGTGAACATactttaaaagtgaaaaaactaACATTAGCTTGACAATTGttacataataatattaatttggaAGCTAGTCCCATGCGTGAACTAAGTTTGTTCCATAGTGTCACGTCTCTAGAGTCACATTCAGAACATATAGCTGTTTGCTCTATGAACCTTTTCAACAATTGAAAGTCAATCAAAATTGAATAATCGTTTTCATCAGTCGGTGAAACTTGAGTTGCAACTTTTACTTctcttatagtttttttattaggaaaacTTGCGACCTTTTCTGAAATCAAACTTTTCTTAGCTGTAAGTTGAGTTtctctaaatttatattttatctttcttTTACGATTGGATGAATTACCcattcatttcaaaaatattaataaaaaacattaaacttaatttaattattcGCAATACATCTTCTTGTAGAACAAAGCAAGGACCTAACTACTTGATAGTAAACCAGTAGTATAATGAAATGTGCTTGATGTTTTAGGGTATGTATTTTAGCCTCCTAATAATTTACAGAATCAAAAAAGCAGATACGATGTAATATGGGAAAAGCACAAATTTGCGTTTGATTAGTGATATAGTTATAGTGACAttgaaaaactcattttttttagaGGAAAAAAACCATTGCTATAATGTtgctaagaattttttttttacatatttgtaaaaatttttttaaatttaaatacctaGAATGAAAGAGCGATAAATTCTAAAcaagaaacagttttaaaaaaaatttgaaaaaaaaattcttatgcACTTATTTTCTATAGAAACCAACTTAAGGTATTTTACTTTTGTCCCCATATTGGTTTCAGATTAACTTGACATgaccaattttaaaagaaataattatttatccaTATATTATTATGGAAAATcttcagaaaaaataacaatactaaaaaactttttgttctgTTGTTATGAccctaaaataaaacaataaaagttaatgGTATTGAATTTGTGACGCTATTTGTTGAACCGTAGACTAAATTCTAGGCATGAAGtaaaagttgtattaaataatttgcaatctGCACCTTTGGTTTACTAAGAATCCAggtttttaagatatattatctttccattgcaaaaattaaagacCTAACTGATATTGAAATTTGATTAAGTCTTACAATAAGCACCACAAAATCTgaaataacaaacattttgaCTTAAAACTTTGgcaaaaaagttaatgaaacatatttaactacatattgacaaaattttatcaaaatctaATATGGTCGAGTGGAGACGATTTCGAAAATTAGACCGTTTGGCGTGGAATGaccaaaaaatcaaatgaaacaCAATATTTATCAGcgataattattttaattacaataataagtGGCTATAAATTCGCGCCGTTATTATTTCCTTAAAAATAGATTTACGAATACATAACAAATAAGTTTGAagtttcaatttataaataacgcCTCAAGAGGATATGAAAGcaacttattaaaactaataaatgaaatatttcttcGTGagttatacaatttaaaacgtGTTTgctattacaaaaaattaaatcaaaataaaaatcttttcgaAGACTGACTTTTAACGAAAAGAAAGTTATTGTATAAATtctataaatgtatatattagtACCTtagtaaataatagttttatctttctcatttttttatttttctgtagtaagtatatacttttaaaattatattaataaaataattataaatgtaaaatatccaaATGAATCATTAAGATAATGAGCTGAAAGctgttaaagaatatttttcttCCCGTGTGTGAGTGTTACCTTTGCTTTTAGTTTGAATGAAAAGAATTGActtagtaataattatttttttaactttttgggTGCAAATATAAGCAACAAACAATAATACTCCTTTAGCAGATCTAAAAAGCATGTATATAACTGTAAAAACGGTATTAAAGGTCTCTTCTCCTTCTGACAACGATGATTTACTTATTTGAACAAAACCAAGTAGCTCAATTACTCCAAGTATTAATGTAAGTTTTAAAGCTACCCTCACAACATTAACTCGAGATGTTCTTCCCTCCCCaaatattttgttgctttttttctcTGACAATGTGATTTTATAAACGGTAAATAACAAACATACTAACGATGTTAGAATAATAATTACGATTGGAAttataaaagagaaaagattCGCATAAAATCCTTGAATCCAGCATATTCCATCTCCATAGCCAATATACGCGACACCAGTTTTTTCCAAAGTaacattaataaacaaatatattgatggtataacataaattacaataaaatattgaaataactttttccGTTTTGAAAATTGATGGTTATAAGAACCAAACGTAGCAGCCACGTCAAGGGCTAAGACAAGGAGACTATGGTAAGCTACCAATAGAAACCAATGTAAAAGTATGGAGAGTACTTCGCACCATATTCTATTTTTGTTGGCTTgcattgaaattaaaaatgtaaaatcagcaaaaaacaagtttatacaTAAAGTCGTTAACGTCACACTAGACCATGTTCTTAGTTCTTTAAAATACGTGTAAACACTTATAATAGCTAAATAACATAGTACACTTGCTGATGTTccaatttttgatataatattCGCAACgttcaaaacattatttttccatttcaaAACAGTATTGTTGTCATTTTCTTTACATACTCCAACACCATTTGCAAGTGGGATGTATTCATTTGGGAGGTAAGTAAAACGTTTACCGTTATAGTAGTAGACAATGGTTTGATTAGATTCTAAAGTGTATTTTTTGATTACATTGTAAAGACACTGTTGttgtaaatgaaaaagtttgcagtagctgatatattttttttctattccaGACGGTGCAATATCGATCCAGAGTACTACCTCCTCATCAGTTATATTAGAATAAATGGAGTTGAAAGATGATgcagaataatttttatcaaaaacttcgATAGTTTCTGGTTGCGCAcaaatccttttatttttataacttctggTTAAATCAAATCCATACATTTCGGTgatttcttgattttttatcGACGAAATTAACACCGAAGTTGCATATCGGAAAATAGTcgattgatgtttttgaaaatattgtagttttttgtatgtaaaagcTTCGTTTGTTCTAACAATAACttcgtttgctttttttagtttaatcgAAGAGATAATGAGGGAGGAATTCATTGTTTCcaaaaacatttcatttaaaatagataaattagATGTAtcatttacaaacaaaaataacgAAGGTTGTTGTGAAAATAAACAGTCATTAAAGCTTTCTAATTCAGCATTGTGCAAATAACTATTCCAGTTACATTTTAAGAAGGAAGAGtcatataaaattaagttattgtttttattttgtttttcacttctttcacatttattagaaaaagtGTCAAAGGTATATCCATCGCTGCATTTGGTAGCGATGTAAGGAGAGTTAAACTTATATGATTTTTTGACTTTCGATTTATCGTTGATATTAATTAAAACAGCCCAATTCATTTCCACCCAGTTACTTGAACCGAAACTAGATGTTTGTCGGCATAcaaaatcatctttatttagATTTCCCAGATAATTATTAGCACATCTATAAcagtcaaaatttttatatatctttttgtatatattaagtCTTCCCGAATATGAATTGCATAAGTTGTAATAAGGATGTCCAATTGGACAACTTTTTACAAAGTCTTTTTGTATGTCCTTTAAACTACAAGgtagtatatatttttcaatgtattcatttttttctatatcGATAGAACAACCTTTGTacttttctaaaatatctatccatttatttttactttcaggGTTCATGGTTGTTTTTAAATCCTTTCCAGATATTATTCCCGAACATCGTATTGTCAAATTAACCTGTTGATAGCttacaaaattacattttgcaCATGCAGCATTtctataaagtaatttattagatCCTATGACTGGAATATTTTGAAACAAGTCTTGAGTACTTATGTTGGTACattgatttttatctttaatatatgCTTCTTTTAAACACGAGTGAACCATCATATAACTCGTACTAAAGTGACCTTGGTTCAAACCAATATATGCTAAACTTTCACACACTGCGTCTGTAACAGTTTTTGatgtatttacaattttatccaTATAGTCAAATAATGGCAGTCGGTCATTTTTGTTCCAATAAATGTCAATGCAGCATGTCTTATATAAAAAGCAAGTACTGCTACAGCTGCAGCACATTGGAAAACTGTTCGACTGACACAGGAACTCTGATGTGTCTATATTCCATAATAGGTTTGAAATATTCCAATATGCTTTTAGAGGAAATTGATCATTTGCCAAAAAtcctgtttatatatatatatatatatatatatatatatatatatatatatatatatatatacatatacagatcaagtaatataatataataaatataatacgtAGTATCACTGTCTAAGTCAGTGCGTATCACAATCACGGACGCGTTACGCCCTGTGGGGCTTATTAGCATGATAAAGAAATACCGAATGTGtgtagtttattaaattaatttcttagCAGATCAATGATACTTGTGGTGCTAACAATCCATACACAGAATTGGATAAAcctaaatatttgaaaaaatgtaccAACCACGGTACGGCACTCACGTGACGACTAGTAATTACTAGTACAGAAAATTTTTCTTAGTGtctgtaaacaataaaaatcttataattgaaaataaccaaaaagaaaattttggatttaaaacaaaatacgCCCACCATTTATTCACAGCctagaaaactttgaaaacgaTTTATTACACTtgattaaaacaataaagtttcgaaatttttttttttaattttttttttttggtgctccaagaagtcctaatgttcttgtcacagagcaccgcacaAATTCCCAACTTCCTGTGAAATGATTTTTCtataacttgaatttttttatgtttagacattcttcctgatgaacctactgacgGTGAAACATTATGTAGAAGATTAAAGATagtgtttttacaaatttatatatatatatatatatatatatatatatatatatatatatatatatatatatatatatatatatatatatatatatatatatatatatatatatatatatataacaatatttccaaaaggAACTCAAATTAgacattaattatataaaatcgaACCCTAATATTAGTTTTTGCTGATAAGACAAACAACATATACCAAATTGCCCCAGATAATCACTATAAATTACTGCGCGGTAATATATCTAATAATTACGCAAAAGCCCCGAAAAACTTAGAAAACTCAATTAATTTAGAAGGCCTAAACATTgctaaaacaattaatttagaaGCTAGAATTGAATCAGTCGCACCAGTGCAAGCGTTTATCACACTAAAAGATCATAAAccaaattctgaaaataaactCCCTTGTAGGCTACTAGTACCT containing:
- the LOC136080848 gene encoding uncharacterized protein LOC136080848; translation: MLFAFLIFIKFQGFLANDQFPLKAYWNISNLLWNIDTSEFLCQSNSFPMCCSCSSTCFLYKTCCIDIYWNKNDRLPLFDYMDKIVNTSKTVTDAVCESLAYIGLNQGHFSTSYMMVHSCLKEAYIKDKNQCTNISTQDLFQNIPVIGSNKLLYRNAACAKCNFVSYQQVNLTIRCSGIISGKDLKTTMNPESKNKWIDILEKYKGCSIDIEKNEYIEKYILPCSLKDIQKDFVKSCPIGHPYYNLCNSYSGRLNIYKKIYKNFDCYRCANNYLGNLNKDDFVCRQTSSFGSSNWVEMNWAVLININDKSKVKKSYKFNSPYIATKCSDGYTFDTFSNKCERSEKQNKNNNLILYDSSFLKCNWNSYLHNAELESFNDCLFSQQPSLFLFVNDTSNLSILNEMFLETMNSSLIISSIKLKKANEVIVRTNEAFTYKKLQYFQKHQSTIFRYATSVLISSIKNQEITEMYGFDLTRSYKNKRICAQPETIEVFDKNYSASSFNSIYSNITDEEVVLWIDIAPSGIEKKYISYCKLFHLQQQCLYNVIKKYTLESNQTIVYYYNGKRFTYLPNEYIPLANGVGVCKENDNNTVLKWKNNVLNVANIISKIGTSASVLCYLAIISVYTYFKELRTWSSVTLTTLCINLFFADFTFLISMQANKNRIWCEVLSILLHWFLLVAYHSLLVLALDVAATFGSYNHQFSKRKKLFQYFIVIYVIPSIYLFINVTLEKTGVAYIGYGDGICWIQGFYANLFSFIIPIVIIILTSLVCLLFTVYKITLSEKKSNKIFGEGRTSRVNVVRVALKLTLILGVIELLGFVQISKSSLSEGEETFNTVFTVIYMLFRSAKGVLLFVAYICTQKVKKIIITKSILFIQTKSKGNTHTREEKYSLTAFSSLS